Proteins found in one Campylobacter concisus genomic segment:
- a CDS encoding D-2-hydroxyacid dehydrogenase, translated as MKIVCLDAATLGENVDLSVFKKFGEFISYQKTKSEEVVPRLKGVDVVITNKVIIDKVVMDALNLKLICISATGMNNVDLEHAKVKNIAVKNVAGYSTASVVQHTFAMLFELTNHIKFYDRYVKSGEWVKSEIFTYLGADISEIAGKEFGIIGLGEIGRGVAAVARAFGANVSYYSTSGANNNIEFAQKNLDELLRSSDIISIHAPLNEKTRNLLGANEINLLKDDAIVLNLGRGGIVDEAAMARAIDERNLRFGTDVLESEPMSENSPFLNVKNKENLLITPHVAWGSLEARKTLITKIVANIENFINESR; from the coding sequence ATGAAGATCGTTTGTTTGGACGCGGCCACGCTGGGAGAGAACGTAGATCTTAGTGTTTTTAAGAAATTTGGCGAGTTTATTAGCTATCAAAAAACTAAAAGTGAAGAGGTCGTGCCTCGTCTAAAGGGCGTTGATGTGGTCATTACAAACAAGGTCATCATCGATAAAGTTGTGATGGATGCGCTAAATTTAAAGCTTATCTGCATAAGCGCAACTGGGATGAATAATGTCGATCTAGAGCATGCAAAAGTTAAAAATATAGCTGTTAAAAACGTTGCTGGCTACTCAACCGCAAGCGTAGTGCAGCATACTTTTGCCATGCTTTTTGAGCTAACAAATCACATCAAATTTTATGATCGCTACGTAAAAAGTGGCGAGTGGGTGAAGAGCGAAATTTTCACCTATCTTGGTGCAGATATCAGCGAGATCGCTGGCAAAGAATTTGGCATCATCGGACTTGGCGAGATAGGACGCGGCGTGGCGGCAGTAGCACGTGCATTTGGCGCAAATGTGAGCTACTACTCGACAAGCGGAGCAAATAACAATATTGAGTTTGCGCAAAAAAACTTAGATGAGCTACTAAGAAGTAGTGACATCATCAGTATCCACGCACCACTAAATGAAAAGACTAGAAATTTACTAGGCGCAAACGAGATAAATTTGCTAAAAGATGATGCAATAGTGCTAAATTTAGGACGTGGCGGCATAGTGGATGAAGCGGCGATGGCAAGGGCGATAGATGAGAGAAATTTACGCTTTGGTACCGACGTTTTAGAAAGCGAACCGATGAGCGAAAATAGCCCATTTTTAAATGTAAAAAACAAAGAAAATCTACTAATCACGCCACACGTGGCATGGGGCAGCTTGGAGGCTAGAAAGACGCTCATCACAAAGATCGTCGCAAACATCGAAAATTTCATCAATGAGAGCAGATAA